The following proteins are co-located in the Malus sylvestris chromosome 13, drMalSylv7.2, whole genome shotgun sequence genome:
- the LOC126594973 gene encoding squamosa promoter-binding-like protein 6 — translation MESWSFGSEGKGFLFPEEMDIPTDAFSRSTRKALLELDNKTCFNFGKESVDSVGFMDLGFPDINQGVEILNGVIGNDSSYNSVASPCCLISSSSSFGDGESGSKFSSPVTESNSMDSSMIALKLGGFADSRGGQNSQHSISRERSKRAGNGMRSSCYHAPTCQVHGCNMDLTFSKDYHKRHRVCDAHSKTAVVIVNGIKQRFCQQCSRFHLLAEFDDVKRSCRRRLAGHNLRRRKPQLDTLDCKPHKLIRSCEGNGYMGTSFSKGTPFVFSDILPDGCILYPEYEEANLYGHVKSEDRSTYGQSVTPIPNRQFIPKSFRHLPGLGEQHAPGILSSGNEYSVFDTASTAEKAFETPYSSCALSLLSAQSHNLSSNSAGVQVPSPLINQRAHRSFGQLNEKTLRVNSMENCGRNRSYPFSMKSMGADHMESIKISDSSHAADFQLHTDRALHVSDCLSDKYCVSPERGTTFDLRQLSSHLQRVEHERNFFQVKQENGEFYCFPTGVQATM, via the exons ATGGAGTCTTGGAGTTTTGGTTCAGAAGGGAAAGGGTTTTTGTTTCCGGAAGAAATGGATATACCAACTGATGCATTTTCAAGGAGTACTAGGAAAGCATTGCTAGAATTGGATAACAAAACTTGCTTTAATTTTGGTAAGGAATCAGTTGATAGCGTGGGGTTCATGGATTTGGGATTCCCTGATATTAACCAAGGAGTGGAAATCTTGAATGGTGTGATTGGTAACGATTCTAGTTATAATTCTGTAGCTTCACCTTGTTGTTTGATTAGTTCAAGTTCATCTTTTGGTGATGGGGAATCTGGGTCGAAGTTTTCGAGCCCTGTGACTGAATCTAATAGCATGGATTCATCAATGATTGCTTTGAAGCTAGGGGGGTTTGCTGATAGCAGAGGTGGGCAGAACAGTCAGCATTCGATTTCTAGAGAGAGGTCGAAAAGAGCTGGCAATGGCATGAGGAGTTCATGCTATCATGCTCCAACCTGCCAAGTCCATGGTTGTAACATGGATCTTACCTTTTCAAAGGATTACCACAAGAGGCATAGGGTTTGTGATGCTCACTCCAAGACTGCCGTAGTGATTGTTAATGGAATCAAACAGCGGTTTTGCCAGCAGTGCAGCAG GTTTCATCTTCTTGCTGAATTTGATGATGTGAAGCGCAGTTGTCGTAGACGCCTAGCTGGCCACAACCTTCGCCGAAGGAAGCCTCAACTAGATACCCTCGATTGTAAACCGCATAAGTTGATTCGGTCATGTGAAG GAAACGGGTATATGGGAACTTCCTTTTCGAAGGGAACACCCTTTGTTTTTTCGGATATACTTCCAGATGGCTGCATCCTGTATCCAGAATATGAAGAAGCTAACCTATATGGACATGTCAAATCTGAAGACAGGTCTACCTACGGCCAGTCTGTAACACCTATACCAAACAGGCAGTTTATTCCAAAATCATTCCGCCATCTGCCTGGCCTTGGAGAACAGCATGCTCCGGGAATTCTCTCGTCAGGAAATGAATACTCTGTCTTTGATACAGCATCAACCGCTGAGAAAGCATTTGAGACTCCATACTCGAGCtgtgctctctctcttctgtcAGCTCAATCGCATAACTTATCAAGCAATTCAGCCGGAGTTCAAGTGCCTAGCCCCCTGATAAATCAAAGAGCCCATCGCAGTTTTGGTCAACTTAATGAAAAGACTTTGAGGGTAAACTCCATGGAAAATTGTGGACGAAACAGGTCCTACCCGTTTAGTATGAAATCTATGGGAGCCGACCATATGGAATCAATCAAAATTTCTGATTCTAGTCATGCTGCTGACTTCCAACTTCACACAGACAGGGCTTTGCATGTGTCAGATTGCTTAAGTGACAAGTATTGTGTTTCTCCTGAACGCGGAACAACTTTTGATTTGCGGCAATTGTCATCACACCTTCAAAGAGTGGAGCATGAGAGAAACTTTTTTCAAGTAAAGCAGGAAAATGGAGAATTCTACTGTTTCCCGACGGGCGTGCAAGCAACAATGTGA